Proteins encoded together in one Chryseobacterium taklimakanense window:
- a CDS encoding glutamine--tRNA ligase/YqeY domain fusion protein: MDEEKKSLNFIEQIIEEDLSNGLKPDQLRFRFPPEPNGYLHIGHTKAICINFGLGEKYNAPVNLRFDDTNPEKEEQEFVDSIKEDVAWLGFKWDKEVYASDYFDQLYDWAVQMIKDGKAYVDEQPSEVITEQRKNPTEDGIESPYRNRPVEESLDLFERMKNGEFDEGSMSLRAKIDMTSPNMNMRDPVMYRILKRPHHRTGDKWKIYPMYDWAHGESDYIEQISHSLCSLEFENHRPLYDWYLDQVYDGQKLRNKQREFARMNVSYMITSKRKLQRLVAEGFVTGWDDPRMPTVSGLRRKGYTPASIRNFIERVGVAKRENLIDIQLLEFFVREDLNKIAKRVMAVINPVKLVIENYPEDQEEWLETENNPEDENAGTRQIPFSRELYIEREDFMEEAPKKFFRLSLGNEVRLKSAYIIKANRVEKDENGEITTIYASYDEKSRSGSGTEESLRKVKGTLHWVSAKHAVPVEVRIYERLFTVEQPDAEKEADFTEFINPDSLKIVQGFSEPALKDAGIGEPLQFQRIGYFTKDKDSTDEKMVFNRTVTLKDGYKPQ; this comes from the coding sequence ATGGACGAAGAAAAAAAATCACTCAATTTCATTGAGCAAATAATAGAAGAAGACTTATCTAATGGACTGAAACCGGATCAACTGCGTTTCAGATTTCCACCAGAACCAAACGGTTACCTGCATATCGGCCACACCAAAGCAATCTGCATCAATTTCGGTCTTGGTGAGAAGTATAATGCACCTGTAAATCTGCGTTTTGATGATACCAATCCGGAGAAGGAAGAGCAGGAATTTGTAGATTCCATAAAAGAAGATGTGGCGTGGTTGGGTTTCAAATGGGATAAGGAAGTTTATGCTTCTGATTATTTCGACCAGCTGTATGACTGGGCCGTGCAAATGATAAAAGACGGGAAAGCCTACGTAGACGAGCAACCGTCGGAAGTGATTACCGAGCAAAGAAAAAATCCAACGGAAGACGGTATTGAAAGCCCATACAGAAACAGACCTGTTGAAGAATCTTTGGATTTGTTTGAAAGGATGAAAAACGGTGAATTCGATGAAGGTTCGATGTCATTGAGGGCTAAAATCGATATGACTTCGCCGAATATGAATATGCGCGACCCGGTGATGTACAGAATCCTGAAACGCCCGCACCACCGCACCGGCGATAAATGGAAAATCTATCCGATGTACGACTGGGCACACGGCGAAAGTGATTATATCGAACAGATTTCACACTCCTTGTGTTCCCTGGAATTTGAAAATCACCGTCCGCTGTACGACTGGTATCTGGACCAGGTTTATGATGGCCAAAAACTGAGAAACAAGCAGCGCGAGTTCGCAAGAATGAATGTTTCTTACATGATCACATCAAAAAGGAAACTTCAAAGGCTTGTGGCAGAAGGTTTCGTAACCGGTTGGGACGATCCCCGAATGCCGACGGTATCCGGTTTGAGGCGCAAAGGCTACACACCGGCATCCATCCGAAATTTCATTGAAAGAGTAGGCGTAGCAAAACGGGAAAACCTTATTGATATACAGCTTTTGGAATTTTTTGTCCGCGAGGATTTGAATAAAATTGCCAAACGCGTTATGGCAGTTATTAATCCGGTAAAGCTCGTAATTGAAAATTATCCGGAAGACCAGGAAGAGTGGCTGGAAACCGAAAATAATCCTGAAGATGAAAATGCCGGCACAAGACAGATACCTTTCAGCAGGGAACTTTATATCGAAAGGGAAGACTTTATGGAGGAGGCTCCGAAAAAATTCTTCCGCCTTTCATTAGGAAACGAGGTTCGCCTGAAGTCCGCGTACATCATTAAAGCAAACCGCGTAGAAAAGGATGAAAACGGTGAAATCACCACCATCTATGCATCTTACGACGAGAAATCCAGATCCGGTTCGGGTACTGAGGAAAGCTTAAGAAAAGTAAAAGGTACGCTGCATTGGGTTTCTGCAAAACATGCCGTTCCTGTTGAAGTAAGAATTTATGAAAGGCTGTTCACTGTAGAGCAGCCGGATGCAGAGAAGGAGGCCGATTTCACGGAATTTATTAATCCGGACTCTTTGAAAATTGTGCAGGGGTTTTCGGAACCTGCGCTGAAAGATGCAGGGATCGGCGAACCGTTGCAGTTCCAGAGGATTGGATATTTTACCAAAGATAAAGACTCCACCGACGAGAAAATGGTATTCAACCGCACGGTTACACTTAAAGACGGCTACAAACCGCAATAG
- a CDS encoding response regulator, which translates to MKNDKTILIIDDDSKNIFALNAVLKARKYDCVSANSAALGLEMLKQNKNIAIVLMDMMMPEMDGYEAIRAMKNDEALKEIPVIAITAQAMTGDREKCLEAGADGYVSKPVDISELVKLLDLFI; encoded by the coding sequence ATGAAAAATGATAAAACCATTCTCATCATCGATGATGACAGCAAAAACATTTTCGCTTTAAATGCAGTTCTGAAAGCCAGAAAATACGATTGTGTCTCCGCAAACAGCGCAGCACTGGGATTGGAGATGCTTAAGCAAAACAAAAATATAGCGATTGTGCTGATGGATATGATGATGCCGGAAATGGACGGTTACGAAGCCATCAGAGCAATGAAAAACGATGAAGCACTGAAGGAAATACCGGTTATCGCAATTACCGCACAGGCCATGACCGGCGACCGCGAAAAATGTCTGGAAGCCGGCGCTGACGGCTATGTATCAAAACCTGTGGACATCAGCGAACTGGTAAAACTTTTGGACCTGTTTATTTAA
- a CDS encoding chemotaxis protein CheB produces MKHCEALIIGGSAGSLNVIISILPSIKSVLSFAIILVLHRKAGKDLLSELLASKTEMAVKEIDEKEKIKPSHLYIAPPNYHLLIEEDRTFSLDASEKVNFSRPAIDVTFQSAAEVFKSNLVCLLLSGANSDGTDGLIKVKKNGGTVLIQDPSTAVVSYMPQNAMDHVVADKVLKIDEMADYINRLTADDYE; encoded by the coding sequence ATGAAACATTGTGAAGCCTTGATCATCGGTGGTTCAGCCGGAAGCCTCAACGTCATTATCAGTATTTTGCCGTCGATAAAATCTGTGCTTAGCTTTGCAATTATTCTTGTGCTTCACCGGAAGGCGGGAAAAGACCTTCTCAGTGAACTTTTAGCCTCAAAAACTGAGATGGCAGTAAAGGAAATTGATGAAAAAGAAAAGATAAAACCCTCACATCTTTATATCGCACCGCCCAACTATCATTTGTTGATTGAAGAAGACCGTACGTTCTCACTGGACGCTTCTGAGAAGGTGAATTTTTCGAGACCTGCAATTGATGTCACTTTCCAAAGCGCCGCAGAAGTTTTCAAAAGCAATCTTGTGTGTTTGTTATTATCTGGCGCCAACAGTGACGGTACCGACGGATTGATAAAGGTGAAGAAAAATGGCGGAACCGTCCTGATACAGGATCCTTCAACGGCTGTCGTAAGTTACATGCCTCAAAATGCGATGGACCACGTTGTGGCAGACAAAGTTTTAAAAATAGATGAAATGGCTGATTACATAAACCGATTAACAGCTGATGATTATGAATAA
- a CDS encoding o-succinylbenzoate synthase: MEATYRNYILNFKRPGGTSRGILHTKETFFLEISDGERKGIGECGLFRGLSCDDVPDYEEKLAWLCENISQNSDFLKKELLAYPSIWFGYEQAVQNLKFGGDLYFPSAFTESKGSIKINGLIWMGDADFMKEQIAEKLDLGFDCIKLKIGVDWPAEKEIIKNLRKEFSENQLELRVDANGAFSLDEAKTVLNELSELKIHSIEQPVKAGNLAQMRELCALTPTPIALDEELIGVVDFQKKKELLNEIVPQYIILKPSLIGGFFGCDEWISLAEDRNIGWWITSALESNIGLNAIAQYTFTKNPILPQGLGTGGLFTNNFETGLYLSGDQLKKA; the protein is encoded by the coding sequence ATGGAAGCGACTTACCGAAATTATATTTTGAATTTTAAACGTCCAGGCGGCACTTCGCGCGGCATTTTGCACACGAAAGAAACTTTTTTCCTGGAAATTTCTGATGGTGAAAGAAAAGGCATTGGAGAATGCGGGCTCTTCCGTGGACTGAGCTGCGATGACGTCCCGGATTATGAAGAGAAATTAGCCTGGCTTTGTGAAAACATCAGCCAAAATTCAGATTTTTTAAAGAAGGAACTTCTAGCTTATCCCTCCATATGGTTTGGTTATGAACAGGCTGTTCAAAATCTAAAATTTGGAGGCGACCTTTATTTCCCGAGTGCTTTTACGGAAAGTAAGGGCTCGATCAAAATCAATGGATTAATATGGATGGGTGATGCAGACTTTATGAAAGAACAGATCGCTGAAAAGCTGGATTTGGGTTTTGACTGTATCAAACTGAAAATTGGTGTAGACTGGCCGGCGGAGAAAGAAATCATTAAAAATCTCAGAAAAGAATTTTCAGAAAATCAGCTTGAGCTGCGCGTTGACGCTAATGGAGCCTTCAGTTTAGATGAAGCAAAAACAGTTTTGAATGAGCTTTCAGAGTTAAAAATTCATTCGATCGAACAGCCTGTAAAAGCAGGAAACCTTGCACAAATGCGTGAGCTTTGCGCACTGACCCCAACGCCCATCGCTCTGGATGAAGAGTTAATCGGGGTGGTGGATTTTCAGAAAAAGAAAGAACTCTTAAACGAAATCGTACCGCAGTATATTATTTTAAAACCTTCTTTGATTGGGGGATTTTTCGGTTGTGACGAATGGATTTCATTGGCTGAAGACCGAAATATCGGTTGGTGGATTACTTCCGCGTTAGAAAGCAATATCGGGCTGAATGCTATTGCGCAATATACTTTCACGAAAAATCCGATATTACCGCAAGGCTTGGGCACCGGCGGGCTTTTTACCAATAATTTCGAAACAGGGTTATATCTTTCAGGAGATCAGTTAAAAAAAGCCTGA
- a CDS encoding aspartate kinase, producing the protein MKVFKFGGASVKDADGVMNVAKVLETQGFENCLLVVSAMGKTTNALEKVVELYFSRDNYRNQISVIKENHIGIAQGLFEPTHEVFGEISLFFDDIESFLRRNKSPNYNFVYDQVVSCGEMISSKILSEYLNSAGFTNQWLDARDFVKTDNTYREGVVNWSQTEENISALKQNLSYVTQGFIGSDENNFTVTLGREGSDYTAAIFAYCMNAEAMTIWKDVPGVMTGDPRKFENVTLLSHISYEEAIEMAYYGASVIHPKTLQPLKQKNIPFFVKSFVDPLKMGTKVGNSADNQQTESYILKENQILMRISTRDFSFIAEEHLSMIFSSLAKYNIKISLMQNTAISLELCLEDKYNNIDSLTRELSETFKTQVVKNVSLFTVRNTDLSNLSKFYEGKKVLLEQISQRTLQMVTQ; encoded by the coding sequence ATGAAAGTTTTTAAGTTTGGCGGCGCATCTGTAAAGGATGCTGACGGCGTGATGAATGTGGCAAAAGTTTTGGAGACACAGGGCTTCGAGAACTGTCTGCTTGTGGTTTCTGCAATGGGCAAGACCACAAATGCTCTGGAAAAAGTGGTGGAGCTGTATTTTAGCAGAGACAACTATCGGAACCAGATTTCGGTGATTAAAGAGAATCACATCGGGATTGCCCAAGGGCTTTTCGAACCTACTCATGAAGTTTTTGGTGAAATTTCACTGTTTTTTGATGATATCGAATCCTTCCTCCGAAGAAATAAATCCCCCAATTATAACTTCGTTTATGACCAGGTTGTAAGCTGCGGCGAAATGATTTCGTCTAAGATTTTAAGCGAATATCTGAACTCTGCAGGGTTTACCAATCAGTGGCTTGATGCAAGAGATTTTGTAAAAACAGATAATACCTATCGCGAAGGTGTGGTAAACTGGAGCCAGACTGAAGAAAATATTTCTGCGCTCAAACAAAATTTAAGTTATGTAACTCAGGGTTTCATCGGTTCTGATGAAAATAATTTCACCGTAACCTTAGGGCGGGAAGGCTCCGATTACACTGCCGCAATTTTTGCATACTGTATGAATGCCGAAGCCATGACGATATGGAAAGATGTGCCCGGCGTGATGACCGGTGATCCGCGCAAATTCGAAAATGTAACTCTGCTTTCTCATATTTCCTACGAAGAGGCGATTGAAATGGCGTACTACGGTGCATCCGTCATTCACCCGAAAACTTTGCAGCCGCTAAAACAAAAAAATATACCTTTCTTCGTAAAATCGTTCGTGGACCCTTTGAAAATGGGAACCAAAGTCGGAAATTCGGCTGACAACCAACAGACGGAAAGTTATATTTTGAAGGAAAACCAGATATTAATGAGGATTTCAACGCGGGACTTTTCATTCATTGCCGAAGAGCACCTCAGCATGATTTTCTCCAGCCTGGCAAAATATAATATTAAAATTTCTCTGATGCAGAATACGGCAATTTCGCTGGAGCTCTGCCTTGAAGACAAATACAATAATATCGACAGCCTGACCAGGGAACTCAGCGAAACATTCAAAACCCAGGTCGTAAAAAATGTTTCCCTGTTTACCGTCAGGAATACCGACCTTTCCAACCTTTCAAAATTTTACGAAGGTAAGAAAGTGCTTCTGGAGCAGATCTCGCAGAGAACGCTGCAGATGGTAACACAATAA
- the fbp gene encoding class 1 fructose-bisphosphatase — protein MSDQSLQTLGEFIIEKQDDFQYSTGELSRLLSAIRLASKVVNREVNKAGIADILGKVGNTNIQGEDQQKLDVLANEIFITALSQREVVCGIASEESDDFIDIKCGPNGDLSKYVVLIDPLDGSSNIDVNVSVGTIFSIYRRISEPGTPVIKEDFLQKGTEQIAAGYVVYGSSTMIVYTTGNGVNGFTLDPSLGTYYLSHPNMKFPRKGKIYSINEGNYIKFPQGVKNYLKYCQMMEGDRPYTSRYIGSLVSDFHRNMIKGGIYIYPSYANAPNGKLRLLYECNPMAFLAEQAGGKASDGFTRILEIEPTELHQRVPFFCGSIEMVEKAEEFMRMDAIKE, from the coding sequence ATGTCAGATCAGTCACTACAAACTTTAGGTGAATTTATCATTGAAAAACAGGATGATTTTCAGTACTCTACAGGTGAGCTCTCCAGGTTGCTGAGCGCGATCAGGCTTGCATCAAAAGTTGTAAACCGCGAAGTAAACAAGGCCGGAATTGCAGATATCCTGGGAAAAGTGGGAAATACCAACATACAGGGCGAAGATCAGCAAAAACTGGATGTTCTTGCCAATGAGATATTTATCACAGCACTTTCCCAAAGAGAAGTGGTTTGTGGAATTGCTTCCGAAGAAAGCGATGATTTTATTGACATTAAGTGCGGACCAAACGGCGATCTGAGTAAATATGTAGTCTTGATTGATCCATTGGATGGCTCTTCTAATATTGATGTGAATGTTTCCGTGGGAACGATTTTCTCGATTTACAGAAGGATAAGCGAGCCCGGAACTCCGGTTATAAAAGAAGATTTTTTACAGAAAGGGACTGAGCAAATTGCTGCCGGATATGTGGTTTACGGCTCCTCGACAATGATTGTTTATACCACAGGAAACGGGGTGAACGGTTTTACGCTGGATCCAAGTTTGGGGACTTATTACCTTTCGCATCCCAATATGAAGTTTCCAAGAAAAGGGAAAATTTACTCCATTAACGAAGGGAATTATATCAAATTTCCCCAAGGCGTGAAAAACTATCTGAAATATTGCCAGATGATGGAAGGCGACAGGCCTTATACTTCCCGCTATATTGGCAGTTTAGTTTCTGATTTTCACAGAAATATGATTAAAGGCGGTATCTATATTTATCCGTCCTATGCCAATGCGCCTAACGGTAAACTGAGGCTGCTTTACGAATGTAACCCAATGGCGTTCTTGGCGGAGCAGGCAGGAGGAAAAGCTTCTGACGGCTTCACCAGAATCCTCGAAATTGAACCCACCGAACTTCACCAGCGCGTGCCGTTCTTCTGCGGAAGCATAGAAATGGTGGAAAAAGCTGAGGAATTCATGAGAATGGATGCTATTAAAGAATAA
- a CDS encoding CheR family methyltransferase codes for MTNENQLDENIETLLSDILEVYGYDFTGYSRASLKRRIRRLYELDKFVSFAEFRYRIREEAPYFKRFLEQITVNVTEMFRDPEFYVSLRKEILPKLGTYPFIRIWVAGCSTGEEAFSVAIFLKELNLLKKSLIYATDINSAVLEKAAQAIIPLNKIKTYTENYIAAGGTEQFSDYYTANYSLGKLSGYLKSKIIFSTHNLVTDHSFNEFQLILCRNVIIYFDRELQNGVFNLFDGSLEKFGYLALGTKETLDFSSISKNYERVGHDKIWRKIN; via the coding sequence GTGACGAACGAAAATCAACTGGACGAAAATATCGAAACCTTACTTTCAGACATCCTGGAAGTGTATGGCTATGATTTCACAGGATATTCGCGGGCATCTCTGAAACGTAGGATCAGAAGGCTTTACGAGCTGGACAAGTTTGTAAGTTTTGCAGAGTTCAGGTACCGGATTCGTGAGGAAGCGCCTTATTTCAAAAGATTCCTGGAGCAGATAACGGTAAACGTGACAGAAATGTTCAGGGACCCTGAATTTTATGTGAGTTTAAGGAAAGAAATTCTTCCAAAGCTGGGCACCTACCCTTTTATAAGAATTTGGGTGGCAGGCTGCAGCACCGGTGAAGAAGCGTTTTCCGTAGCAATTTTCTTGAAGGAGCTGAACCTTCTGAAAAAATCCCTGATTTATGCCACTGACATCAACAGCGCGGTACTGGAAAAAGCTGCGCAGGCCATTATTCCTTTAAACAAAATAAAAACTTACACAGAAAACTATATCGCAGCGGGTGGAACAGAGCAGTTTTCTGATTATTACACTGCCAATTATTCATTGGGAAAGCTCTCCGGATATCTAAAATCAAAAATTATTTTTTCCACGCATAACTTGGTGACAGATCATTCCTTCAATGAATTTCAACTGATACTCTGCCGGAACGTGATTATCTATTTTGACCGCGAACTGCAAAACGGCGTATTTAACCTGTTTGACGGAAGCCTCGAAAAATTCGGATATCTGGCATTGGGGACCAAGGAAACACTAGACTTTTCATCGATTTCCAAAAATTATGAACGTGTAGGACATGATAAAATATGGCGCAAAATAAACTGA
- a CDS encoding response regulator, translating into MNKKVFIFDDNRDILELCSDILEDLGCEVKTSPTTNHIENQVTEYMPDLIFMDNWLPDISGIEATKLIKANKDIAHIPVIYFTANSNIQMLSAEAGADDYLEKPFDISTFEDIVRKYLDKN; encoded by the coding sequence ATGAATAAAAAAGTATTTATCTTCGATGATAACAGGGATATCCTGGAACTCTGCTCCGATATTCTGGAAGATTTGGGTTGTGAAGTAAAAACCTCTCCTACCACAAATCATATTGAAAACCAAGTGACTGAATATATGCCGGATCTTATTTTTATGGATAACTGGTTACCCGACATCAGCGGTATTGAAGCTACAAAACTGATTAAAGCCAATAAAGATATTGCACACATTCCGGTAATCTACTTCACGGCAAACAGCAATATCCAAATGCTCAGTGCCGAAGCCGGAGCCGACGATTACCTCGAAAAACCGTTTGATATCAGCACATTTGAAGATATAGTGAGAAAATATCTGGACAAGAATTGA
- a CDS encoding lysophospholipid acyltransferase family protein, whose product MSLISKEDLINVSGLSKLGFVKNPIAKSVMKLTKIDKVNELYDKLKDKTGKDFFDSFVRERDLQYIIFEEDLAKIPKTGPFILVANHPLGAIDGILMTKIVSEIRPDFKIMGNFLLEKIKPMEPYVISVNPFESRKEAYSSMTGMRETLKHLQDGGCVGIFPAGEVSNTNNEFNEVRDKKWGEPVLKLIKKAKVPVVPMYFHAKNSRTFYQLAKLHPDLQTLMLPSEMMRKRDKPIRIRIGKPVSVKMIDEEETYEELGELLQTKILLLKSYYERRKSLVEFFNLPNLKLNFPILKAANVVQNIIDVTPQEDLMREIEMLRENDKMLFQNGNYQVYFTEYEEIPSIMREIGRQREITFRAVGEGSNLPFDLDEYDKHYHHLFLWDSEANKLVGAYRMALGKEVMRKHGIDGFYTSSLFEFDQELQPFFRKVIEMGRAYISQKYQQKPLPLFLLWRGIVHVCLRNPEHKFLMGGVSISNKFSEFSKSLMIEFMRSHYYDSAVAQYIHPKHEFKVKLRERDKNLFMDEVEADLNKLDKIIDDLEPEMKLPVLIKKYIKQNAKVIAFNVDPSFNDAIDGLMYIRISDIPASTINPVLEEMSEQMRKENENNGSENQ is encoded by the coding sequence ATGAGCCTTATTTCAAAAGAGGATTTAATAAATGTATCGGGATTAAGCAAATTGGGATTTGTGAAAAATCCAATAGCAAAAAGCGTGATGAAGCTTACCAAGATCGATAAAGTAAACGAGCTTTACGATAAGCTTAAAGACAAAACCGGCAAAGATTTTTTTGATTCTTTTGTGAGAGAAAGGGACCTTCAGTACATTATTTTTGAAGAAGACCTGGCGAAAATACCTAAAACGGGTCCGTTTATTTTGGTTGCCAACCATCCGCTTGGTGCGATTGACGGGATTTTGATGACAAAAATCGTCAGTGAAATCCGTCCTGATTTTAAGATCATGGGCAACTTCCTGCTGGAAAAAATCAAACCGATGGAACCTTACGTGATTTCGGTCAATCCTTTTGAATCGCGGAAAGAAGCTTACAGCAGCATGACCGGAATGCGCGAAACACTCAAACATTTACAGGACGGCGGATGCGTCGGTATTTTTCCTGCGGGAGAAGTTTCAAATACCAATAACGAATTTAATGAAGTAAGGGATAAAAAATGGGGAGAACCTGTACTGAAGCTCATCAAAAAGGCAAAAGTGCCGGTAGTTCCGATGTATTTTCATGCGAAAAACAGCCGTACGTTTTATCAGCTCGCGAAACTGCATCCGGATCTGCAGACGCTGATGCTTCCGTCCGAAATGATGCGCAAGCGTGACAAGCCAATCCGAATAAGAATCGGCAAACCCGTTTCCGTTAAAATGATTGACGAGGAGGAAACGTATGAAGAACTTGGCGAGTTGTTACAAACCAAAATTTTGTTGTTAAAGTCTTATTACGAACGCCGGAAATCACTGGTAGAATTTTTCAACCTCCCGAATCTGAAACTTAACTTCCCTATTTTGAAAGCTGCAAATGTGGTTCAGAATATCATCGATGTGACACCGCAGGAAGACCTGATGAGGGAAATAGAAATGCTTCGTGAAAATGATAAAATGCTCTTCCAAAACGGGAATTATCAGGTCTACTTTACCGAATATGAAGAAATTCCGTCCATAATGAGGGAAATTGGCCGCCAGCGCGAAATCACATTCAGGGCAGTTGGCGAAGGCAGCAACCTTCCTTTTGACCTGGATGAGTACGATAAGCATTACCACCACCTTTTTCTGTGGGACAGCGAAGCGAATAAACTTGTCGGCGCATACAGGATGGCTTTGGGAAAAGAGGTGATGCGCAAACACGGCATCGACGGATTTTACACGAGTTCACTTTTTGAATTCGACCAGGAGCTGCAGCCGTTTTTCCGGAAGGTTATTGAAATGGGCCGGGCCTATATTTCCCAAAAATACCAGCAGAAACCGCTGCCGCTGTTTTTACTTTGGCGGGGAATTGTGCACGTATGCCTGCGCAACCCGGAACATAAATTCCTGATGGGCGGAGTGAGCATCAGCAATAAATTTTCTGAATTTTCAAAATCCCTGATGATCGAATTTATGCGTTCCCATTACTACGATTCTGCGGTCGCGCAATACATCCATCCAAAACATGAATTTAAAGTTAAGCTTCGCGAACGCGATAAAAACCTTTTTATGGATGAAGTGGAAGCAGACCTTAACAAACTTGATAAAATTATTGATGACCTGGAACCTGAAATGAAATTGCCCGTTCTGATCAAAAAATATATAAAGCAGAATGCGAAAGTAATCGCTTTTAATGTAGATCCGAGCTTCAATGATGCTATTGACGGGCTGATGTATATCCGCATCAGCGACATTCCGGCGAGCACCATCAACCCGGTTTTGGAGGAGATGAGCGAACAAATGCGCAAGGAAAACGAAAATAATGGTTCTGAAAATCAGTAA